One genomic segment of Ostreibacterium oceani includes these proteins:
- the ftsY gene encoding signal recognition particle-docking protein FtsY, translating into MIFNFGKKKAKDAEKANKDQADSTSESIEPIDTTQTTQAIQATQTNDTAAWKIDDASHDNNTDNNSDNTSVDKADNKASNTASNKGSYLSRLKSGLAKTGASFSGLFLGKKTLDDDLIDDLETALLMADVGIEATQEIIDDVTKTISRKETNNPEAVINQLKQTMRRILSGCEIPLPINDHQPTVILMVGINGAGKTTTIAKLIQRFQQQGKTVMLAAGDTFRAAAVEQLKTWGERANVPVISQGTGADAASVIFDAYTSAKAKNIDILIADTAGRLHTQSHLMAEIEKVVRVLKKHDSNLPHETMLVIDAGNGQNALNQAKSFHQSLGLTGITVTKLDGTAKGGMIFSLAKQMQLPIRFIGVGEAADDLREFVIDDFIDALLDNFAP; encoded by the coding sequence ATGATATTTAACTTCGGCAAAAAGAAAGCAAAAGACGCAGAAAAAGCAAACAAAGACCAAGCAGACAGCACATCTGAATCCATTGAACCCATTGATACCACTCAAACAACTCAAGCCATTCAAGCCACTCAAACCAACGACACGGCTGCGTGGAAAATTGACGATGCCTCCCACGATAACAACACCGATAACAACTCCGATAACACATCGGTTGATAAAGCAGATAACAAGGCGAGCAACACGGCGAGCAACAAGGGCAGCTACCTTAGCCGTCTAAAGTCTGGACTGGCAAAAACTGGCGCTAGCTTTAGCGGCCTATTTCTCGGCAAAAAAACCCTAGATGACGATTTAATTGACGACTTAGAGACGGCTTTATTAATGGCAGATGTCGGCATCGAAGCGACCCAAGAAATCATCGATGACGTCACAAAAACCATCTCACGCAAAGAAACCAACAACCCAGAAGCCGTCATTAATCAACTAAAACAAACGATGCGCCGCATTTTATCGGGTTGCGAAATCCCATTACCCATTAACGATCACCAACCCACAGTCATATTGATGGTGGGCATCAATGGCGCAGGAAAAACAACCACCATAGCAAAGCTTATACAACGCTTTCAACAGCAAGGCAAAACTGTCATGCTGGCGGCAGGTGACACTTTTCGTGCTGCCGCTGTCGAGCAATTAAAAACGTGGGGAGAACGCGCAAACGTGCCCGTTATTTCACAAGGTACTGGGGCAGATGCCGCTTCGGTCATTTTTGACGCTTATACGTCTGCCAAGGCAAAAAACATCGATATACTTATCGCTGATACCGCTGGTCGCTTGCATACCCAATCCCATCTCATGGCTGAAATTGAAAAAGTCGTGCGGGTACTGAAAAAACATGACAGCAACCTACCCCATGAAACGATGCTTGTCATTGATGCAGGAAATGGGCAAAATGCCCTCAATCAAGCAAAATCATTTCATCAAAGCTTAGGATTAACGGGTATCACGGTCACCAAACTCGATGGCACCGCCAAGGGCGGCATGATTTTCTCATTAGCAAAGCAGATGCAACTACCGATTCGATTTATCGGCGTCGGTGAAGCCGCCGACGATTTGCGTGAATTTGTTATCGATGATTTTATCGATGCCTTGCTTGACAACTTTGCCCCCTAA
- a CDS encoding DUF3859 domain-containing protein has product MMMTVLHRLSFVFFVAFSLLVMGCQQTQQQQTQHQQTGNASHDSPDSYDSDLYESRTSQTVDGKPTTHPTVFTTLFNHSDTPQTPTINGISLLGYGIRQPGEQTFSPVSEGTLTLGTEFAILYQLDNSVSQPIEHVTIYPDSGIKHPSKGAIKFDTLQWTPNPNQQTYELIYLIEHGWEIIPGRWVLQVKSGPTVYLEKVFYLNDR; this is encoded by the coding sequence ATGATGATGACAGTATTACACCGACTATCTTTCGTTTTTTTTGTCGCCTTTAGCTTGTTGGTCATGGGCTGCCAACAAACGCAACAGCAACAAACACAACACCAACAAACTGGCAATGCATCTCACGACTCACCCGATTCATATGATTCTGACTTATATGAATCACGCACCTCACAAACCGTTGATGGCAAACCAACCACCCACCCAACTGTATTCACTACCCTATTCAATCATTCAGACACACCACAAACACCCACCATCAACGGTATTTCACTGCTTGGATACGGCATTCGTCAGCCTGGTGAGCAGACATTTTCCCCCGTCAGCGAAGGTACGCTTACCCTGGGCACAGAATTTGCCATTTTATACCAGCTCGACAACTCAGTTAGTCAGCCTATTGAGCATGTGACGATTTATCCAGATAGCGGTATCAAACACCCTAGCAAGGGGGCGATTAAATTTGACACCTTACAGTGGACACCCAACCCTAACCAACAAACGTATGAATTAATTTACCTCATCGAACATGGCTGGGAAATCATCCCGGGACGCTGGGTGTTACAAGTTAAATCAGGGCCAACCGTGTATTTAGAAAAAGTGTTTTATCTCAACGATCGATAA
- a CDS encoding MlaA family lipoprotein, whose translation MRNHFPLLLLTLFVTTWFTVGCASNNGLEQYNQRMYAVNKKIDQYTLKPLSQGYQKITPDPVERRVSHFFGNLGEINTFANSLLQGKFKNAGLSSSRFVWNTTLGLGGLFDVATAMGISADKEDFGQTLRAWGVPAGPYLVLPILGPSTITDTVGLIGDYGIDPINRYQWNDYRVETGVNVLKRIDQRAGLLNTEKVLASSTINEYEFVKSAYLQRRASLTRDGAPDPQSEDAFDAFFDEE comes from the coding sequence ATGCGAAATCATTTTCCTTTACTTTTACTCACACTATTCGTTACAACTTGGTTTACTGTTGGCTGCGCGTCAAACAATGGGCTAGAACAATACAACCAACGCATGTATGCGGTTAACAAAAAAATCGACCAGTACACGCTAAAACCCCTAAGCCAAGGCTACCAAAAGATAACGCCAGACCCCGTTGAACGTCGTGTTAGTCACTTTTTCGGTAATTTAGGCGAGATTAACACCTTCGCAAACAGCTTACTCCAAGGCAAATTCAAAAACGCAGGGCTTTCTAGTTCACGGTTTGTTTGGAATACGACACTCGGCTTGGGCGGGCTATTTGATGTCGCCACCGCGATGGGCATTTCAGCCGACAAAGAGGATTTCGGGCAAACACTGCGTGCTTGGGGTGTCCCCGCTGGTCCTTATCTTGTCTTGCCCATATTGGGACCCAGCACAATAACAGACACCGTTGGGTTGATTGGTGACTATGGGATAGACCCCATTAATCGCTACCAATGGAATGATTATCGCGTTGAAACGGGCGTTAATGTCTTAAAACGTATTGACCAGCGCGCGGGGCTACTGAATACCGAAAAAGTACTGGCCAGCAGTACCATCAACGAATACGAGTTTGTCAAAAGTGCCTACCTGCAACGACGCGCCTCATTGACCAGAGACGGGGCACCCGACCCACAGTCAGAAGATGCATTTGATGCGTTTTTTGATGAGGAATAA
- a CDS encoding uracil-DNA glycosylase family protein, protein MHDSTFTLSRFQKQALIDMAIDAWYITPIVKKQAATSHESDFAEMMQSLVSEAQTPPATQDINPAPATHQEINTSASIPSKRIPSNSTNNNENTTAQPIDSPTIDNTQSSAQSSALTPDEVLTPDAASALTQSVQRQNDQKTNQTNKTNQSSQSISKAQRQLLYQPIVIDTQKTVITEANPARRTLTLPEALAEASPASLGLDNDGEIAAQIQALANTQASTPYFGTGNPQADIMLLSGWHENHWIDNGNTTIPPLLQQALSAIEIAPDQVYCTPFLKYQYALPLDPDDSILAECLPLLAMEIAKVQPRVVVAFGHPLCRYLTQQTTPLWTTPQSTTTSNNRQNTSLDTSLDNNLDGNLDGNLNNNIDSNTHQLHVASLTQTPVHTVSLICLPSIDYLSDFPNDKSLLWQQLKRIHQYLYPP, encoded by the coding sequence ATGCATGACAGCACTTTTACATTAAGCCGTTTTCAAAAACAAGCATTGATCGACATGGCGATTGATGCTTGGTACATCACGCCTATTGTAAAAAAACAAGCCGCCACCTCTCACGAATCCGACTTTGCTGAAATGATGCAATCGTTGGTCAGTGAAGCGCAAACGCCGCCTGCAACCCAAGACATTAATCCAGCACCTGCTACGCACCAAGAAATCAACACCTCAGCAAGCATACCATCCAAACGCATACCCTCTAATAGTACGAATAATAACGAAAACACCACAGCCCAGCCCATTGATTCCCCCACAATAGATAATACGCAATCGTCAGCGCAATCATCAGCATTAACACCCGATGAAGTATTAACACCCGATGCCGCAAGTGCTTTGACGCAGTCTGTACAGCGCCAAAACGACCAAAAAACCAACCAGACCAACAAAACCAACCAAAGCAGCCAAAGTATCTCAAAAGCACAACGACAGCTGCTTTATCAACCCATTGTTATTGATACGCAGAAAACCGTTATCACCGAAGCTAATCCAGCGCGTCGCACCCTAACCCTACCAGAGGCTTTAGCAGAAGCTTCACCAGCAAGCCTCGGCCTAGACAACGATGGTGAAATAGCAGCACAAATACAAGCCCTCGCCAATACCCAAGCCAGCACACCCTACTTTGGCACAGGCAACCCCCAAGCCGATATCATGTTACTAAGCGGCTGGCACGAGAATCACTGGATAGATAATGGCAACACAACGATACCGCCACTGCTTCAACAAGCACTGAGCGCTATAGAGATTGCTCCCGATCAGGTCTATTGCACACCTTTTCTAAAGTATCAGTATGCGTTGCCACTAGATCCTGATGATTCGATACTCGCCGAGTGTCTGCCTTTGCTTGCCATGGAAATCGCCAAGGTACAACCTCGCGTGGTCGTTGCATTTGGGCATCCGCTATGCCGTTATTTAACCCAGCAAACCACACCATTATGGACGACACCGCAATCTACTACAACAAGCAACAACCGTCAAAATACCAGCCTAGATACCAGCCTAGATAACAACTTAGACGGCAACTTAGACGGCAACTTAAACAATAACATAGATAGCAATACGCACCAACTGCATGTTGCGTCCTTAACGCAGACACCCGTGCATACCGTATCACTCATCTGCCTGCCGTCAATAGACTACTTATCTGACTTTCCAAACGACAAATCGCTTTTATGGCAACAGCTAAAACGCATTCATCAATACCTATATCCGCCTTAA
- the rpsT gene encoding 30S ribosomal protein S20, translated as MANSPQARKRARQAEQHRTRNVAQRSYMRTTVKNVLKAVEAGDKAHAEKAFELAVPALDKASRKGLIHANKAARIKSRLVRQLKAL; from the coding sequence ATGGCCAATAGCCCACAAGCCCGTAAGCGTGCTCGGCAAGCAGAGCAACACCGCACCCGTAATGTCGCACAGCGTTCTTATATGCGCACGACTGTCAAAAACGTTCTCAAAGCCGTTGAAGCTGGGGACAAAGCCCACGCTGAAAAAGCATTTGAGCTGGCTGTTCCAGCGCTTGACAAAGCCAGCCGCAAGGGATTAATCCACGCGAACAAGGCAGCGCGTATTAAGTCTCGTTTAGTCAGACAGTTAAAAGCACTATAA
- a CDS encoding AI-2E family transporter has product MHLEQKIQLVFIIALVGLCFYVLSPILSPFLFAALLAYLGDPLVDRLEKRMSRTFAVVSVFIFIIITLILIVMLFIPLISEQLSKLIGKLPGMIDLIEKNILPTIQDKFAAGSAASSDDDLILNTLKSNLSNLSNIASKLFGWISNSSGFVLTLLANIFLVPVVTFYLLRDWDRLIERIHHLIPRRYEAKVSQIAKESDNMLAAFLRGQFMVMNSLGLIYAIGLSVVGLESAILIGFIAGWLSFVPYLGLVVGMGVATALAYFQFGDIMHPLGVIITFVIAQALEGSVLTPRFVGERIGLHPVAVIFAVLAGGQLAGFAGVLLALPVAAVLNVLVSHAHVAYQHSKLYN; this is encoded by the coding sequence ATGCATTTGGAACAAAAAATACAACTGGTCTTTATCATTGCTTTGGTCGGATTATGCTTTTATGTATTATCGCCGATTCTAAGCCCATTCCTATTTGCCGCATTGCTTGCCTATCTGGGCGATCCGTTGGTCGATCGATTGGAAAAACGCATGTCACGTACTTTTGCGGTCGTCAGCGTTTTTATTTTTATTATTATCACGTTGATTTTAATCGTCATGCTATTTATTCCGCTTATTAGTGAGCAATTATCCAAACTCATCGGCAAACTACCTGGCATGATTGATTTAATCGAAAAAAACATCCTGCCAACCATTCAGGACAAGTTTGCGGCTGGTTCGGCAGCCAGCAGCGACGATGATTTGATTTTAAATACGTTAAAATCCAACCTCTCAAACCTCTCAAATATTGCTAGCAAGCTATTTGGCTGGATTAGCAACTCCAGTGGCTTTGTGTTGACGTTACTGGCGAATATTTTTTTAGTGCCTGTGGTGACTTTTTACCTGTTAAGAGACTGGGATCGATTAATTGAACGCATCCACCACTTAATCCCTAGACGCTACGAAGCCAAAGTTAGCCAAATTGCCAAAGAATCTGACAATATGCTCGCGGCATTCTTGCGTGGTCAATTTATGGTCATGAATAGTCTTGGACTCATCTATGCGATTGGTTTGTCCGTTGTCGGTCTAGAATCCGCCATATTGATTGGTTTTATTGCTGGCTGGCTGTCTTTTGTCCCTTATTTGGGGCTAGTTGTTGGCATGGGCGTGGCGACAGCGCTGGCTTATTTTCAATTCGGTGATATTATGCACCCTTTGGGCGTGATTATCACCTTTGTCATCGCGCAAGCACTAGAGGGCAGCGTACTCACCCCACGTTTTGTCGGCGAACGCATCGGGCTACACCCTGTTGCCGTTATTTTTGCCGTCCTCGCAGGCGGTCAACTGGCTGGATTTGCTGGTGTTTTATTGGCACTGCCTGTCGCTGCCGTGCTAAATGTGTTAGTTTCACACGCACATGTCGCATACCAGCACAGCAAGCTCTATAATTAG
- the hisN gene encoding histidinol-phosphatase — protein MPETPNTTLDFAHLLADEARSITLDYFRRPLQVTKKSNETPVTVADQTTESRLRQLIELHYPDHSIIGEEHAEKSTQSTYQWVIDPIDGTKNFVAGIPLFTTLIALFKSGQPILSLIDAPAQDERWIASKETPTTYQRQQTTQLVRTRDTTSLDKAILCSTDLSMFSDAENAQVQPLRDTVSLIRYNGDAYLYAMLASGWIDLVLESDLQPYDFLPLRLIVEQAGGSITDWQGNPLTRSSCGQVLASANATLHQQALDKIRQTIQPQT, from the coding sequence ATGCCTGAAACGCCGAATACAACACTAGACTTTGCACATTTGCTCGCAGACGAAGCGCGCTCAATCACCCTCGATTATTTTCGCCGCCCGCTGCAAGTAACAAAAAAATCAAACGAAACACCCGTGACCGTTGCCGACCAAACCACGGAATCAAGGCTACGCCAACTGATTGAATTGCACTACCCAGACCACAGCATCATTGGCGAAGAACACGCCGAAAAATCAACCCAATCCACCTATCAATGGGTAATTGACCCCATTGATGGCACAAAAAATTTCGTCGCAGGCATTCCGCTATTTACCACCCTGATTGCGCTCTTCAAATCAGGGCAACCGATACTTAGCTTGATTGATGCACCCGCGCAAGACGAGCGCTGGATAGCCAGCAAAGAAACCCCCACAACGTATCAGCGTCAACAAACCACACAACTAGTTCGTACACGAGACACGACATCACTAGACAAGGCCATTTTATGCTCAACGGACTTGAGCATGTTTTCGGACGCCGAAAATGCACAGGTCCAACCACTACGCGACACGGTGAGTCTAATACGCTATAATGGCGATGCGTATTTGTATGCAATGCTTGCGAGCGGCTGGATTGATTTGGTGCTTGAGTCTGATTTACAGCCTTATGACTTTTTACCGCTAAGGCTCATTGTCGAACAAGCCGGCGGCAGCATAACCGACTGGCAAGGCAATCCGCTGACCCGAAGTAGCTGCGGCCAAGTGTTAGCCAGCGCCAATGCAACGCTGCACCAACAAGCACTTGATAAAATACGCCAAACAATACAGCCACAGACCTAA
- the grxD gene encoding Grx4 family monothiol glutaredoxin, which translates to MEIKQKIESQLNEYPAILYMKGTPQFPQCGFSSRVVTILKRIGEPFAYVNVLAEPAVREHLPKISDWPTFPQLFINGELVGGCDIIEEMDQQGELAPLFEGLIWPEEDNA; encoded by the coding sequence ATGGAAATAAAACAAAAAATTGAATCCCAGCTCAATGAATACCCAGCCATTCTCTATATGAAAGGTACACCCCAATTCCCACAATGCGGTTTTTCTAGCCGTGTTGTCACCATACTAAAACGTATCGGTGAACCTTTTGCCTATGTTAATGTATTGGCCGAACCTGCTGTGCGCGAGCATTTGCCAAAAATCTCTGATTGGCCAACCTTTCCGCAGCTATTTATCAATGGCGAGCTCGTTGGTGGCTGTGATATTATCGAAGAAATGGACCAACAAGGAGAACTCGCACCCTTGTTTGAAGGCCTTATCTGGCCGGAAGAGGACAATGCATGA